The following proteins are encoded in a genomic region of Arachis ipaensis cultivar K30076 chromosome B02, Araip1.1, whole genome shotgun sequence:
- the LOC107625318 gene encoding telomeric repeat-binding factor 2 has translation MGTEITALKRIYVYRCMKGSLLNLLIEELRHTALIHEDMLHKLEVLEELDYRLGSPVSASFSAAYCAVAVECTLKYLGTCSSRDVISNKSAYVNAINGIWRGHIPCMESSSSSGVGCRLYTAELKRWRDDIEASLSDPKVLKRLESYNGREDAIWKLKLYLLEASANLAPYFDEIALFADLYGNNCQTHELDGDKQEPSALAFLQRVNNRNVEELPIEKQTTEAPKENWDTEATFGIQRTEPPNEENEITEEARNENQTKEAPSEIQTTESRVENMITEEAPSEIQTEEALIENQITKEASNENQTKEALIENQISEALIENMITEEAPSEIQTEEALIENQTSEALIEDMITEEAPSEIQTEEAPIENQTTEALIENQITKEASDENQTKEALIENQTTELIENQVTEEVPNENRTEESPIENQIIEEALDENQTKESPSENQTTEALIVNQITEEAPNENQTKEAPIHKIAGAPTGNVGADTDLCDQHGFATASAEECNESEQGLDGASDHATKFHLPSPKKWKISPLRKYEPQDIIIRRKKKRWSEFEEITLRSAVNQYGEGNWKLILSTHIDVFEERTDVDLKDKWRNLKHHRAN, from the exons ATGGGAACCGAAATCACTGCTCTTAAACGAATTTACGTTTACCGCTGCATGAAGGGCTCTCTCCTCAACCTCCTCATAGAGGAGTTACGTCACACTGCTCTCATTCATGAAGACATGCTCCATAAACTCGAAGTTCTCGAAGAACTCGATTATCGCTTAGGCTCTCCCGTTTCCGCTTCCTTCTCCGCTGCCTATTGTGCCGTCGCTGTGGAATGCACGCTCAAGTACCTTGGCACGTGCTCTTCACGTGACGTCATATCCAACAAATCTGCATATGTAAACGCCATAAACGGGATCTGGCGTGGTCACATTCCGTGTATggaatcctcctcctcctcgggcGTCGGGTGCCGACTGTACACGGCGGAGCTGAAGCGGTGGAGGGATGACATTGAGGCTTCGCTTTCGGATCCCAAGGTTTTGAAGAGGTTGGAAAGCTATAATGGTAGGGAAGATGCCATTTGGAAGCTTAAGCTTTATTTGCTTGAAGCCTCAGCAAACTTGGCTCCTTATTTTGATGAAATAGCATTATTCGCTGATTTATACGGTAACAACTGTCAAACCCATGAGCTTGATGGCGATAAACAGGAACCTAGTGCGCTTGCTTTCCTCCAAAGAG TGAACAATAGGAATGTGGAGGAGCTTCCTATTGAAAAACAAACTACAGAAGCACCGAAAGAAAATTGGGATACAGAAGCAACTTTTGGTATTCAGAGAACAGAACCACCAAATGAAGAAAATGAGATCACAGAAGAAGCACGAAATGAAAATCAAACTAAGGAAGCTCCATCAGAAATTCAGACTACTGAATCACGGGTCGAAAATATGATCACTGAAGAGGCACCAAGTGAAATTCAGACCGAGGAAGCCCTAATTGAAAATCAGATAACAAAAGAAGCATCGAATGAAAATCAAACTAAGGAAGCCCTAATTGAAAACCAGATTTCTGAAGCACTGATTGAAAATATGATCACTGAAGAAGCACCAAGTGAAATTCAGACTGAGGAAGCCCTAATTGAAAATCAGACTTCTGAAGCACTGATTGAAGATATGATCACTGAAGAAGCACCAAGTGAAATTCAGACTGAGGAAGCCCCGATTGAAAATCAGACTACTGAAGCACTGATTGAAAATCAGATAACAAAAGAAGCATCGGATGAAAATCAAACTAAGGAAGCCCTAATTGAAAACCAGACTACTGAACTGATTGAAAATCAGGTTACAGAAGAAGTGCCAAATGAAAATCGGACTGAGGAATCCCCAATTGAAAATCAGATCATAGAAGAAGCACTGGATGAAAATCAAACTAAAGAATCCCCAAGTGAAAATCAGACTACTGAAGCACTGATTGTAAACCAGATCACAGAAGAAGCACCAAATGAAAATCAGACTAAGGAGGCCCCAATTCATAAGATTGCAGGTGCACCAACTGGAAATGTGGGTGCAGATACAGATTTATGTGATCAACATGGTTTTGCAACTGCTTCTGCTGAAGAG TGTAATGAATCAGAACAGGGTTTGGATGGAGCATCAGATCATGCCACCAAGTTTCATTTGCCTAGCCCCAAGAAATGGAAAATCTCTCCATTGAGAAAATATGAACCACAGGACATAATAataaggaggaaaaagaaaagatgGAGTGAGTTTGAAGAAATAACACTGAGGTCTGCTGTGAATCA GTATGGTGAAGGAAACTGGAAGTTAATCCTTAGTACTCACATTGATGTATTTGAAGAGAGAACTGAT GTTGATTTGAAGGATAAATGGAGAAACCTCAAGCATCATCGAGCTAATTAG